From a region of the Zerene cesonia ecotype Mississippi chromosome 11, Zerene_cesonia_1.1, whole genome shotgun sequence genome:
- the LOC119830324 gene encoding alpha-1,2-mannosyltransferase ALG9 produces MPLTARQRSIHSKNGAKRSASMSKGKRTRKSSEGEYLVSSAPTDLRSISYPGGAVALALLLTARIISAYWGHIADCDETYNYWEPLHYLVYGSGLQTWEYSPMYAIRSYMPLWLFAVPAKVLALFMAPVTVFYTIRVMLAALTAWAELLFYKAVCHEFGVHVGRVWLCFTLPAAGNFASSAAMLPSAWSSALVSAALASWWRRRYAAAVVLTAVTTLLSWPFTALLGLPIAIDMLLFKKLYKQFFKWSIISLLVILLPTIAVDSWHYGRLVVAPWNIVAYNIFTEHGPDLYGVEPWTYYFVNGFLNFNIVWVLSLCCPLLLGACRVAVRSAGRASFCAPYWLSLMPLALWLAVFMAQPHKEERFLYPAYSAAVLAGAISLDCVQKLAFAVSAELLRARRRHYLAHTAALAAAAALLAGTAGISRIAALYQHYHGPMSLLRHLPPTDSQTFVCFGKEWYRSPSSFHLPPNYHIRFVPSEFNGQLPAPYSDASNATRLIHPYFNDQNIGNSSTYFHPSKCNYLVDSDIGKPTELQPFYHKDTKNWEISSSVPILDASKSNKIFRAFYIPAVSYKHLVYANLYLLKNISI; encoded by the exons ATGCCGTTAACAGCAAGACAACGAAGTATACATAGCAAAAATGGAGCCAAACGATCGGCTAGTATGAGTAAAGGCAAACGAACGAGGAAATCAAGCGAAGG AGAGTACCTAGTGTCAAGCGCTCCAACAGATTTACGTAGCATATCATATCCCGGCGGAGCCGTAGCGTTAGCGCTGTTGCTAACGGCTAGAATCATATCTGCATATTGGGGACATATAGCAGATTGTGATGAAACATATAATTACTGGGAGCCATTGCATTATTTAG TATATGGCAGTGGCTTACAAACATGGGAGTACAGTCCTATGTATGCCATACGGTCGTACATGCCGTTGTGGCTATTTGCAGTGCCTGCAAAGGTGCTGGCCCTCTTCATGGCACCCGTCACTGTGTTCTATACAATTAGAGTCATGCTTGCTGCTTTGACGGCTTGGGCTgagcttttgttttataa aGCAGTCTGCCATGAATTTGGTGTTCACGTGGGTAGGGTGTGGCTGTGTTTCACTCTTCCTGCTGCTGGTAATTTCGCATCCTCTGCGGCCATGCTGCCATCGGCCTGGAGTTCCGCTCTCGTTTCCGCCGCGTTGGCCAGCTGGTGGCGGAGGCGGTATGCGGCAGCTGTCGTGTTGACTGCAGTAACAACATTGTTGA GTTGGCCGTTCACTGCACTCCTCGGTCTTCCAATAGCGATAGACATGCTGTTATTTAAGAAACTATACAAACAGTTCTTCAAGTGGTCTATCATTTCTTTGCTCGTCATCCTGTTACCAACAATAGCGGTGGACTCCTGGCATTACGGCCGGCTGGTGGTCGCGCCGTGGAACATAGTggcatataacatatttactgAGCATGGACCTGATTTGTATGGTGTGGAGCCGTGGACGTATTATTTTGTGAATGGAttccttaattttaatatagtttgg GTGCTGTCGCTGTGCTGCCCGCTGCTGCTGGGCGCGTGCCGCGTGGCGGTGCGCTCGGCGGGCCGCGCGTCCTTCTGCGCGCCCTACTGGCTCAGCCTCATGCCGCTCGCGCTGTGGCTCGCCGTGTTCATGGCGCAGCCGCACAAGGAGGAGag GTTCCTGTACCCGGCGTACAGCGCGGCGGTGCTGGCGGGCGCGATCTCGCTGGACTGCGTGCAGAAGCTCGCGTTCGCGGTGAGCGCGGAGctgctgcgcgcgcgccgccgccacTACCTCGCGCACACGGCCGCgctcgccgccgccgccgcgctgctGGCCGGGACCGCTG GTATATCACGCATAGCAGCACTTTATCAACACTACCACGGCCCCATGTCGCTACTGCGCCATCTGCCGCCGACCGACTCGCAGACGTTCGTCTGTTTCGGCAAAGAGTGGTACCGGTCGCCATCGAGCTTCCATCTGCCGCCAAATTACCACATACGGTTTGTGCCGAGTGAGTTTAATGGACAACTGCCAGCACCGTATAGTGACGCTTCGAATG cCACCCGCCTAATTCATCCATACTTCAATGATCAAAACATTGGGAATAGTTCAACCTACTTCCACCCATCCAAATGTAACTACCTCGTCGACTCGGACATCGGAAAACCCACAGAGTTACAACCATTTTATCATAAAGACACGAAAAATTGGGAAATTTCCTCTTCCGTACCTATATTGGACGCGTCTAAATCTAATAAGATCTTCAGAGCCTTTTATATACCCGCCGTCTCGTATAAGCATTTGGTTTACgcgaatttgtatttattgaaaaatataagcatttaa
- the LOC119830087 gene encoding uncharacterized protein LOC119830087 has protein sequence MLYDDFKPIVDLVLNNWTALQLAVEHGMGAPGGEKTAQLMSVYVARFCVENIVDTDELTEVLEDLMDEEFETVCHDNSPREVATLLLTFLTLLKDGHHEELRNRIEAMPKCQKWLSTPIHESVPPQCHGNPDDDTTSSSGEDEPENAINNESGSQQHNTEPEPMEEDVDPGWTVVRTRRKK, from the exons ATGTTGTACGACGACTTTAAGCCGATCGTGGATCTCGTTCTTAACAATTGGACAGCATTACAGTTAGCTGTAGAACATGGAATGGGTGCGCCTGGCGGAgaaaag ACAGCACAACTCATGTCAGTGTATGTAGCGAGATTTTGTGTGGAAAATATTGTGGACACAGATGAATTAACTGAAGTATTAGAGGATTTGATGGATGAAGAGTTTGAAACTGTATGCCATGATAACTCTCCAAGAG AGGTTGCAACATTATTGCTTACTTTTCTCACTTTATTAAAGGATGGTCACCATGAAGAACTCAGAAATAGAATTGAAGCCATGccaaaatgtcaaaaatggCTAAGCACACCTATTCATGAATCTGTACCGCCACAG TGCCATGGCAACCCTGATGATGATACAACTAGTAGTAGTGGTGAAGATGAACCAgaaaatgctataaataatgaaagtgGATCACAACAGCACAACACAGAACCTGAACCAATGGAAGAAGATGTAGACCCAGGATGGACTGTTGTCAGAACAAGAAggaaaaaatga
- the LOC119830422 gene encoding DNA topoisomerase 2-binding protein 1 isoform X2, with the protein MSDDINVTFIIPKNLASENDCSEEMKLAYTACEQHSGGGIQAQWVHETQWKKFDGLTKRNVFVLSDFSGELFERLKSTKCLLVGPRCLSCCLTEGTPIPSGPEPVYTIAMRGIVVTASGLSKQQKENIKKKVHWMGGIYSTVLTEETTHLISDTVLSDKYIKSVEKCIPIMSETWVEAVWEASLQLNINGTSSDFDCHRLPPFTNLQVTTSGISKREKQTIMKLVNENGGTFSGAFQSETTDVVVLTKEGIGSEKYKAALEYGKACVLPSWVIDSAARGVALPLLKYKVAGASTSSPLAEHRLPDMSLNFSRITNLRPPSNFVDETRSADITGISGRMKLSQESKKMDTSMDRDIIEAFENFDMSLIKKAGPIFDGFCIWVTGVEGACRERAAACVSRCGGVRYDCPHERVTHAAAGSRRAALSAARALPAAPVLRAAWLPDSVRAGRPLPEAQYLIDTQATTPVKSRKPAAEQASPMSKRNLQLLHEPLHLPPPAPVPAPPVDDIVHHYLSQNLEPQEKTPEPVQMPVSNDVTNQNPDITEDMGDEPTEEMEQIFSGIKIEVQGLEEEAISEIGAEVSAAGGLLVASGGGGSYRLVPLDWDCDDDSIEYITVFWIKDCLSQQELVPLQYYHRPVSIPQTSGPGPLHGVVASLSTYSGLERAFLDELAKLLGATTQLRFCRRTTATALASTHLICPTASGDKYLGAVKWGLPAVRAAWLLACAARGARLSERPYLVGATTAPTLENPEESPQANENERETDINRQEQDKQKERDKENEMLPPADTNVPRKSIAQDETPKADQNDDMSPASRYIAMARQGLLGGDSQETPKRVQELQEADKQEVAVRTPDEALSTPNLAVYSPTTRRRLQALRRGEMPSDPVRTPNDPFARQIETPDSGFGAALRPGSGRLSPESRKRLWKVVNELPSKQEPPKDKQTPLSEIMNRYLAQFNGSSSTPPSGHTVAPRKLHLQDDVETPPSKMAKMSHSHQSPSCMNINEDTDGNSMSNISNNINTNSKNYTNSNANNRNNISNSTNTSSNTNSSSRPSIPATVDAQLQKLSAALSNRLSSQRAKRTRDSISVTPVQGSEVEAGPESQPNTVGWDDTTPQRSDAATQPEVKRFMLSSNVDNREEIIAMIEHLGGAVCEGAEMDESATHLLCALPGRSEKMLCSVAAGKWVLHPAYVARSRAAGRFLREEEFEWGNPRAAALPALAGGEAALARGAHRWRAAAARGAPGPFAGLAALLHVPAPRRRLLARLLRAGGGAAPDLQPPYSNDEVTVCFADVKRLPLSEQDARWLVSKRIPVCAPVLLSSYLTEETPPNPWDHCLPEFRPN; encoded by the exons ATGTCAGATGATATAAATGTTACCTTCATAATCCCGAAAAACCTGGCGAGTGAAAATGATTGTTCCGAAGAAATGAAGTTAGCGTACACA GCCTGTGAACAACATTCTGGAGGAGGTATTCAAGCACAATGGGTGCATGAGACACAGTGGAAGAAATTTGATGGACTCACCAAAAGAAATGTGTTTGTGCTGTCTGATTTTTCGGGTGAACTATTTGAAAGATTGAAATCGACAAAATGCtt ACTGGTTGGTCCCCGATGTTTATCATGTTGTTTAACGGAGGGAACTCCAATACCTTCTGGCCCAGAACCAGTATATACTATAGCCATGAGGGGCATAGTAGTCACTGCTAGTGGCTTATCTAAGCAACAAAAG GAGAATATAAAGAAGAAAGTGCATTGGATGGGGGGTATCTACAGCACAGTACTAACAGAAGAGACTACTCATCTAATATCTGATACTGTTTTATcggataaatatatt aaaTCAGTGGAAAAATGTATACCAATAATGAGTGAAACATGGGTTGAAGCTGTGTGGGAGGCatctttacaattaaatataaacggaACTTCATCAGATTTTGACTGTCATCGCCTTCCACCATTTACAAATTTGCAG GTGACCACATCAGGGATATCAAAGCgcgaaaaacaaacaataatgaaaCTAGTCAATGAGAATGGTGGGACCTTCTCTGGGGCTTTCCAGAGCGAGACAACGGATGTTGTCGTTCTAACTAA AGAAGGAATAGGCAGTGAAAAATACAAAGCCGCGTTGGAATACGGCAAAGCGTGCGTTCTACCGTCGTGGGTGATCGACTCCGCGGCCCGCGGGGTCGCGCTGCCATTGCTCAAGTACAAGGTCGCTGGAGCTTCTACCTCGTCGCCGCTTGCTGAACATAGACTGCCCGATATGA GTTTGAATTTCTCTCGAATAACCAATTTGAGACCGCCAAGTAACTTTGTGGATGAGACGCGATCAGCAGACATCACCGGTATCTCTGGACGGATGAAG TTATCACAAGAATCTAAGAAAATGGATACATCAATGGATAGAGACATTATTGAAGCGTTTGAGAATTTTGACATGAGTCTCATTAAAAAGGCTGGACCTATTTTCGATGGATTTTGC ATCTGGGTGACGGGCGTGGAGGGCGCGTGCCGCGAGCGCGCCGCCGCGTGCGTGTCCCGCTGCGGCGGCGTGCGCTACGACTGCCCGCACGAGCGCGTCACGCACGCCGCCGCCGGctcgcgccgcgccgcgctctccgccgcgcgcgcgctgCCCGCCGCGCCCGTGCTGCGCGCCGCCTGGCTGCCCGACAGCGTGCGCGCGGGCAGGCCGCTGCCGGAGGCGCAG TACCTGATAGACACGCAAGCGACGACGCCGGTGAAGTCCCGCAAGCCGGCCGCGGAGCAGGCGTCGCCGATGAGCAAGCGCAACCTACAGCTGCTGCACGAGCCGCTCCACCTGCCGCCACCAGCGCCTGTACCAGCGCCGCCGGTGGATGATATTGTTCATCACTATTTGAGCC agaaCTTAGAACCGCAAGAGAAAACGCCAGAGCCCGTACAAATGCCGGTATCGAATGACGTCACCAACCAAAATCCTGATATCACGGAAGATATGGGAGACGAGCCCACAGAAGAAATGGAACAGATATTTAGTG gTATCAAAATCGAAGTGCAAGGTCTAGAAGAGGAAGCGATAAGTGAAATAGGTGCGGAAGTGTCGGCGGCCGGAGGGTTGTTGGTGGCGAGCGGCGGTGGGGGGAGCTATCGGCTCGTGCCCCTGGACTGGGACTGCGATGATGATTCCATAGAGTACATCACCGTGTTTTGGATT AAAGACTGCCTCAGCCAGCAAGAGCTGGTGCCGTTGCAATACTACCATCGGCCCGTGTCCATACCGCAGACTTCGGGGCCTGGCCCTTTACACGGGGTGGTGGCCAGCCTCAGTACTTATAGTGGTCTGGAAAGGGCATTCCTGGACGAGCTGGCCAAGCTATTGGGCGCTAC GACGCAGCTCCGCTTCTGTAGACGCACGACGGCCACGGCGCTCGCGTCCACGCACCTCATCTGCCCCACGGCCAGCGGCGACAAGTACCTCGGCGCGGTCAAGTGGGGCCTGCCCGCCGTGCGCGCCGCCTGGCTGCTCGCgtgcgcggcgcgcggcgcgcggcTCAGCGAGCGGCCCTACCTGGTGGGCGCCACCACGG CACCAACTCTAGAAAATCCGGAAGAGTCCCCACAAGCCAATGAGAACGAAAGAGAGACGGACATAAATAGGCAAGAACAAGACAAGCAAAAAGAAAGGGACAAAGAAAACGAAATGTTGCCGCCCGCTGATACCAATGTGCCTAGAAAGAGTATAGCGCAAGACGAAACCCCAAAAGCTGATCAAAATG ACGACATGTCGCCCGCGTCCCGGTACATAGCGATGGCCCGGCAAGGTCTGCTCGGCGGAGATTCGCAGGAGACACCGAAACGTGTGCAAGAACTTCAAGAGGCGGATAAACAAG AGGTAGCAGTACGCACTCCAGACGAGGCTTTGTCCACGCCTAACTTAGCGGTGTACAGTCCCACCACGCGGCGCCGCTTGCAAGCTTTGCGACGCGGTGAGATGCCCTCTGACCCTGTGCGGACGCCGAATGATCCTT TCGCGAGACAAATAGAGACCCCAGACAGTGGGTTCGGTGCTGCGTTGCGGCCGGGTTCGGGGCGGCTCTCCCCGGAGTCCAGGAAGAGATTGTGGAAGGTGGTCAATGAGCTGCCGTCGAAACAGGAACCGCCTAAGGATAAACAGACG CCGTTATCGGAGATTATGAACCGGTATCTCGCGCAGTTCAACGGCAGCTCGTCCACGCCGCCCTCGGGGCACACCGTCGCTCCCAGGAAATTGCACTTACAG GATGATGTCGAAACACCGCCTTCGAAGATGGCGAAAATGTCTCATAGTCATCAA AGCCCCAGCTGTATGAACATCAATGAGGACACTGACGGCAACAGCATGAGCAACATCAGCAACAACATCAACACCAACAGTAAAAACTACACCAACAGCAACGCCAACAATAGAAACAACATCAGCAACAGCACCAACACAAGCAGCAACACGAACAGCAGCAGCCGACCAAGCATCCCGGCGACGGTGGACGCGCAGTTACAGAAACTCAGCGCGGCGTTGAGCAATCGACTTAGTTCGCAGCGAGCGAAGCGAACGCGCGACTCTATTAGCGTCACGCCTG TCCAAGGTTCAGAAGTGGAAGCGGGTCCGGAATCTCAACCTAACACAGTGGGCTGGGATGATACCACGCCGCAGCGAAGTGACGCTGCCACGCAGCCGGAGGTCAAGAGGTTCATGCTGTCTTCCAATGTGGAT AATCGCGAGGAGATAATCGCAATGATAGAGCACCTCGGCGGCGCGGTGTGCGAGGGCGCGGAGATGGACGAGTCGGCCACGCACCTGCTGTGCGCGCTGCCCGGCCGCAGCGAGAAGATGCTCTGCTCCGTGGCGGCCGGCAAGTGGGTGCTGCACCCCGCCTACGTGGCGCGCAGCCGCGCCGCCGGCCGCTTCCTGCGGGAGGAGGAGTTCGAGTGGGGCAacccgcgcgccgccgcgctgcCGGCGCTGGCGGGCGGCGAGGCGGCGCTGGCGCGCGGCGCGCACCGCtggcgcgcggcggcggcgcgcggcgcgccCGGCCCCTTCGCGGGGCTCGCCGCGCTGCTGCACGtgcccgcgccgcgccgccgcctgCTGGCGCGCCTGCtgcgcgcgggcggcggcgccgCGCCCGACCTACA GCCGCCATACTCCAACGACGAAGTGACTGTGTGCTTCGCGGACGTGAAGCGGCTCCCGCTGTCAGAGCAAGACGCAAGGTGGCTGGTCTCCAAGAGGATTCCCGTGTGCGCTCCCGTGCTGCTCTCGTCGTATCTCACTGAGGAAACACCCCCAAACCCTTGGGACCATTGTCTTCCAGAATTTAGACCTAATTGA
- the LOC119830422 gene encoding DNA topoisomerase 2-binding protein 1 isoform X1, protein MSDDINVTFIIPKNLASENDCSEEMKLAYTACEQHSGGGIQAQWVHETQWKKFDGLTKRNVFVLSDFSGELFERLKSTKCLLVGPRCLSCCLTEGTPIPSGPEPVYTIAMRGIVVTASGLSKQQKENIKKKVHWMGGIYSTVLTEETTHLISDTVLSDKYIKSVEKCIPIMSETWVEAVWEASLQLNINGTSSDFDCHRLPPFTNLQVTTSGISKREKQTIMKLVNENGGTFSGAFQSETTDVVVLTKEGIGSEKYKAALEYGKACVLPSWVIDSAARGVALPLLKYKVAGASTSSPLAEHRLPDMSLNFSRITNLRPPSNFVDETRSADITGISGRMKLSQESKKMDTSMDRDIIEAFENFDMSLIKKAGPIFDGFCIWVTGVEGACRERAAACVSRCGGVRYDCPHERVTHAAAGSRRAALSAARALPAAPVLRAAWLPDSVRAGRPLPEAQYLIDTQATTPVKSRKPAAEQASPMSKRNLQLLHEPLHLPPPAPVPAPPVDDIVHHYLSQNLEPQEKTPEPVQMPVSNDVTNQNPDITEDMGDEPTEEMEQIFSGIKIEVQGLEEEAISEIGAEVSAAGGLLVASGGGGSYRLVPLDWDCDDDSIEYITVFWIKDCLSQQELVPLQYYHRPVSIPQTSGPGPLHGVVASLSTYSGLERAFLDELAKLLGATTQLRFCRRTTATALASTHLICPTASGDKYLGAVKWGLPAVRAAWLLACAARGARLSERPYLVGATTAPTLENPEESPQANENERETDINRQEQDKQKERDKENEMLPPADTNVPRKSIAQDETPKADQNDDMSPASRYIAMARQGLLGGDSQETPKRVQELQEADKQEVAVRTPDEALSTPNLAVYSPTTRRRLQALRRGEMPSDPVRTPNDPFARQIETPDSGFGAALRPGSGRLSPESRKRLWKVVNELPSKQEPPKDKQTPLSEIMNRYLAQFNGSSSTPPSGHTVAPRKLHLQDDVETPPSKMAKMSHSHQSPSCMNINEDTDGNSMSNISNNINTNSKNYTNSNANNRNNISNSTNTSSNTNSSSRPSIPATVDAQLQKLSAALSNRLSSQRAKRTRDSISVTPAVQGSEVEAGPESQPNTVGWDDTTPQRSDAATQPEVKRFMLSSNVDNREEIIAMIEHLGGAVCEGAEMDESATHLLCALPGRSEKMLCSVAAGKWVLHPAYVARSRAAGRFLREEEFEWGNPRAAALPALAGGEAALARGAHRWRAAAARGAPGPFAGLAALLHVPAPRRRLLARLLRAGGGAAPDLQPPYSNDEVTVCFADVKRLPLSEQDARWLVSKRIPVCAPVLLSSYLTEETPPNPWDHCLPEFRPN, encoded by the exons ATGTCAGATGATATAAATGTTACCTTCATAATCCCGAAAAACCTGGCGAGTGAAAATGATTGTTCCGAAGAAATGAAGTTAGCGTACACA GCCTGTGAACAACATTCTGGAGGAGGTATTCAAGCACAATGGGTGCATGAGACACAGTGGAAGAAATTTGATGGACTCACCAAAAGAAATGTGTTTGTGCTGTCTGATTTTTCGGGTGAACTATTTGAAAGATTGAAATCGACAAAATGCtt ACTGGTTGGTCCCCGATGTTTATCATGTTGTTTAACGGAGGGAACTCCAATACCTTCTGGCCCAGAACCAGTATATACTATAGCCATGAGGGGCATAGTAGTCACTGCTAGTGGCTTATCTAAGCAACAAAAG GAGAATATAAAGAAGAAAGTGCATTGGATGGGGGGTATCTACAGCACAGTACTAACAGAAGAGACTACTCATCTAATATCTGATACTGTTTTATcggataaatatatt aaaTCAGTGGAAAAATGTATACCAATAATGAGTGAAACATGGGTTGAAGCTGTGTGGGAGGCatctttacaattaaatataaacggaACTTCATCAGATTTTGACTGTCATCGCCTTCCACCATTTACAAATTTGCAG GTGACCACATCAGGGATATCAAAGCgcgaaaaacaaacaataatgaaaCTAGTCAATGAGAATGGTGGGACCTTCTCTGGGGCTTTCCAGAGCGAGACAACGGATGTTGTCGTTCTAACTAA AGAAGGAATAGGCAGTGAAAAATACAAAGCCGCGTTGGAATACGGCAAAGCGTGCGTTCTACCGTCGTGGGTGATCGACTCCGCGGCCCGCGGGGTCGCGCTGCCATTGCTCAAGTACAAGGTCGCTGGAGCTTCTACCTCGTCGCCGCTTGCTGAACATAGACTGCCCGATATGA GTTTGAATTTCTCTCGAATAACCAATTTGAGACCGCCAAGTAACTTTGTGGATGAGACGCGATCAGCAGACATCACCGGTATCTCTGGACGGATGAAG TTATCACAAGAATCTAAGAAAATGGATACATCAATGGATAGAGACATTATTGAAGCGTTTGAGAATTTTGACATGAGTCTCATTAAAAAGGCTGGACCTATTTTCGATGGATTTTGC ATCTGGGTGACGGGCGTGGAGGGCGCGTGCCGCGAGCGCGCCGCCGCGTGCGTGTCCCGCTGCGGCGGCGTGCGCTACGACTGCCCGCACGAGCGCGTCACGCACGCCGCCGCCGGctcgcgccgcgccgcgctctccgccgcgcgcgcgctgCCCGCCGCGCCCGTGCTGCGCGCCGCCTGGCTGCCCGACAGCGTGCGCGCGGGCAGGCCGCTGCCGGAGGCGCAG TACCTGATAGACACGCAAGCGACGACGCCGGTGAAGTCCCGCAAGCCGGCCGCGGAGCAGGCGTCGCCGATGAGCAAGCGCAACCTACAGCTGCTGCACGAGCCGCTCCACCTGCCGCCACCAGCGCCTGTACCAGCGCCGCCGGTGGATGATATTGTTCATCACTATTTGAGCC agaaCTTAGAACCGCAAGAGAAAACGCCAGAGCCCGTACAAATGCCGGTATCGAATGACGTCACCAACCAAAATCCTGATATCACGGAAGATATGGGAGACGAGCCCACAGAAGAAATGGAACAGATATTTAGTG gTATCAAAATCGAAGTGCAAGGTCTAGAAGAGGAAGCGATAAGTGAAATAGGTGCGGAAGTGTCGGCGGCCGGAGGGTTGTTGGTGGCGAGCGGCGGTGGGGGGAGCTATCGGCTCGTGCCCCTGGACTGGGACTGCGATGATGATTCCATAGAGTACATCACCGTGTTTTGGATT AAAGACTGCCTCAGCCAGCAAGAGCTGGTGCCGTTGCAATACTACCATCGGCCCGTGTCCATACCGCAGACTTCGGGGCCTGGCCCTTTACACGGGGTGGTGGCCAGCCTCAGTACTTATAGTGGTCTGGAAAGGGCATTCCTGGACGAGCTGGCCAAGCTATTGGGCGCTAC GACGCAGCTCCGCTTCTGTAGACGCACGACGGCCACGGCGCTCGCGTCCACGCACCTCATCTGCCCCACGGCCAGCGGCGACAAGTACCTCGGCGCGGTCAAGTGGGGCCTGCCCGCCGTGCGCGCCGCCTGGCTGCTCGCgtgcgcggcgcgcggcgcgcggcTCAGCGAGCGGCCCTACCTGGTGGGCGCCACCACGG CACCAACTCTAGAAAATCCGGAAGAGTCCCCACAAGCCAATGAGAACGAAAGAGAGACGGACATAAATAGGCAAGAACAAGACAAGCAAAAAGAAAGGGACAAAGAAAACGAAATGTTGCCGCCCGCTGATACCAATGTGCCTAGAAAGAGTATAGCGCAAGACGAAACCCCAAAAGCTGATCAAAATG ACGACATGTCGCCCGCGTCCCGGTACATAGCGATGGCCCGGCAAGGTCTGCTCGGCGGAGATTCGCAGGAGACACCGAAACGTGTGCAAGAACTTCAAGAGGCGGATAAACAAG AGGTAGCAGTACGCACTCCAGACGAGGCTTTGTCCACGCCTAACTTAGCGGTGTACAGTCCCACCACGCGGCGCCGCTTGCAAGCTTTGCGACGCGGTGAGATGCCCTCTGACCCTGTGCGGACGCCGAATGATCCTT TCGCGAGACAAATAGAGACCCCAGACAGTGGGTTCGGTGCTGCGTTGCGGCCGGGTTCGGGGCGGCTCTCCCCGGAGTCCAGGAAGAGATTGTGGAAGGTGGTCAATGAGCTGCCGTCGAAACAGGAACCGCCTAAGGATAAACAGACG CCGTTATCGGAGATTATGAACCGGTATCTCGCGCAGTTCAACGGCAGCTCGTCCACGCCGCCCTCGGGGCACACCGTCGCTCCCAGGAAATTGCACTTACAG GATGATGTCGAAACACCGCCTTCGAAGATGGCGAAAATGTCTCATAGTCATCAA AGCCCCAGCTGTATGAACATCAATGAGGACACTGACGGCAACAGCATGAGCAACATCAGCAACAACATCAACACCAACAGTAAAAACTACACCAACAGCAACGCCAACAATAGAAACAACATCAGCAACAGCACCAACACAAGCAGCAACACGAACAGCAGCAGCCGACCAAGCATCCCGGCGACGGTGGACGCGCAGTTACAGAAACTCAGCGCGGCGTTGAGCAATCGACTTAGTTCGCAGCGAGCGAAGCGAACGCGCGACTCTATTAGCGTCACGCCTG CAGTCCAAGGTTCAGAAGTGGAAGCGGGTCCGGAATCTCAACCTAACACAGTGGGCTGGGATGATACCACGCCGCAGCGAAGTGACGCTGCCACGCAGCCGGAGGTCAAGAGGTTCATGCTGTCTTCCAATGTGGAT AATCGCGAGGAGATAATCGCAATGATAGAGCACCTCGGCGGCGCGGTGTGCGAGGGCGCGGAGATGGACGAGTCGGCCACGCACCTGCTGTGCGCGCTGCCCGGCCGCAGCGAGAAGATGCTCTGCTCCGTGGCGGCCGGCAAGTGGGTGCTGCACCCCGCCTACGTGGCGCGCAGCCGCGCCGCCGGCCGCTTCCTGCGGGAGGAGGAGTTCGAGTGGGGCAacccgcgcgccgccgcgctgcCGGCGCTGGCGGGCGGCGAGGCGGCGCTGGCGCGCGGCGCGCACCGCtggcgcgcggcggcggcgcgcggcgcgccCGGCCCCTTCGCGGGGCTCGCCGCGCTGCTGCACGtgcccgcgccgcgccgccgcctgCTGGCGCGCCTGCtgcgcgcgggcggcggcgccgCGCCCGACCTACA GCCGCCATACTCCAACGACGAAGTGACTGTGTGCTTCGCGGACGTGAAGCGGCTCCCGCTGTCAGAGCAAGACGCAAGGTGGCTGGTCTCCAAGAGGATTCCCGTGTGCGCTCCCGTGCTGCTCTCGTCGTATCTCACTGAGGAAACACCCCCAAACCCTTGGGACCATTGTCTTCCAGAATTTAGACCTAATTGA